From Quercus lobata isolate SW786 chromosome 11, ValleyOak3.0 Primary Assembly, whole genome shotgun sequence:
TAagtatttcattaaaaaaaaaaaattctagttaTCAAGAAATAATTTTGCATTTGACATTTTGGCTGACCAAATGAGTaccttcttctcaaaaaaaagaaaagaaaaatacccCTTTAGAAGTGAAGCTCTTTAATATACGTCCACACTCTACACTATATAAGTTATAGCTGTGTTTGTTTCACACTcttgtctctctgtctctctctgaTCGGAAACGAAAAACAATGGGTTTAACATTCGCACTCCGAAATCGACATGTTCTCGCAAAAGCAAAACGAAAACATCATGTTTTTGATCCAAAATCCTTAAACTTCTGCACTTTCTCACACTCACAGTCACAGAcctcaacaaaacaaaacgaaGACACCGTCAACGAAATCTCGGCCATGCTCAAGCAAATGAACTGGCAGTGCCTCATCGAATCCTCGGACATACCAAAGAAGCTGAACCCAGAAGTTGTTCGCTCCGTTCTTCTTCAGAACAAGGTATCTAACCCCAAACGCCTCCTTCATTTCTTTGATTGGTCCACTTCTCAAATGGGTGGTGGTCCTCAGAATTTGTATTCTTTTTCGATTCTGGCTGTTTCTCTGTGTAATTTGAGGCTTTATGCACATGCTAGTGGCGTTTTAGAGCGAATGGTGATGACCCAGAAGCCAGTTTTGGAAATTCTTGATTCTATTCTTAGGTGTCGTGTAGACTGTGGCGGGTCTAATTGTGATGTTATGGTGATTGAGATTTTGGTTGATGTTTATAGGAAGATGGGTTTTTTGAATGAGGCTGTTACTGTGTTTTTGGAAGCTAAAAATGGTGGATTTCTGCCTCGTTTGTTGTGTTGTAATTCTTTGTTGAAGGATTTAGTTAAGTGTAATGGGATGGAGTTGTTTTGGAAGGTTTATGATGGGATGTTAGAAGCTAAGATAAGTCCTGACGTTTATACTTACTCTAATGTGATCAATGCGCTTTTTAAAGTTAGGAATGTGGAGGGGGCTAAAAGGGTGCTTTTTGAGATGGAGGAGAAGGGCTGTCGTCCTAATGTGGTTACCTACAATGTAGTGATTGGAGGGTTGTGCAGAAGTGGGGCTGTTGACGAAGCTTTTGAGCTGAAGAAGTCGATGGCAGGAAAGGGGTTGTTCCCGGATAAGTATACTTACTCCACACTTGTTGATGGGTTATGCAGACAGAAAAGGTTGGAGGAAGCAAAGTTGGTATTGGAAGAGATGTTCAATGTGGGTCTACGTCCTGATCTTTTTACCTACACTGCTTTGGTTAATGGTTTCATGAAAGAAGGTAAAGTAGAAGAGGCTTTGAGAATCAAGGACGAGATGGTTGCCCATGGAATAAAGTTAAACTTGGTGACATATAATGTGCTTGTTAGTGGGTTCTGTAAGGTTGGTGACGTGGATAAGGCCAGAACTATCTTGAAGGAGATGATTGCAATTGGGATAACACCTGATACCCAGACTTTTACCCCTCTAATTGATAGGTATTATCAAGAGAAAAAATTGGTACAGGTTTATGACCTACTTCTtgagatgaagaagaggaaattgGAACCCACTATATCCACTTATGGTGTTATAATAAATGGTCTATGCCGTTGTGGTGATCTGCAACGGGCTAATAGTGTTCTGGAGCAAATGATTGCTGGGGGTTTGAAACCAAATGCGGTTTTGTACTCAACTCTAATTAAAGGTCACGTCCAAGAAAGTAGATTTGATGAGGCAATATGGATATTGAAAGGAATGAGGGAAAATGGAGTTCTGCCTGATGCTTTTTGCTATAATTCTCTTATAATTGGGCTTTGCAAGGCCAAAAGGATGGAAGATGCAAAGACTTTCATAGTCAAAATGATTGAGAGGGGATTGAAGCCTAATGAATATACTTATGGGGCTTTCATCAATGGATATTGTAAGGCGGGGGAAATGCAATTAGCAGACAGGTATTTCAGGGAAATGCTAGATTGTGGAATAGTGCCTAATGATGTAATCTATACAGCCCTGATTGATGGGCACTGTAAAGAGGGTAACATAACAGAAGCCTTTTCAGCATTTAGATGTATGCTTGAACGAGGGGTCATTCCTGATGTCCAAAGTTATAGTGTCCTCATCCATGGTCTCTGTAAGAACGGAAAAACTCAGGAAGCAATGGAGGTTTTCTCTGAACTCCTTGACAAGTCTCTGGTGCCTGATGTTTTTACTTACAGCTCTCTCATTTCCAGCTTCTGTAAGCAAGGTGATTTAGACAGAGCTTTTAAAGTCCATGAAGAGATGTGCCAGAAAGGCATTACTCCAAACATTGTTACTTATAATACCTTGATTAACGGACTTTGCAAGTTGGGTGCTATTGAGAGAGCTAGGGAACTGTTTGATGGAATCTCAGGAAAGGGTTTGGCTCCTAATGGTGTGACCTATGCTACAATTATAGATGGGTACTGCAAATCTGGAAATTTAATGGAGGCGTTTCGATTATTGGATGATATGCCATCAAAGGGGGTTCCACCTGATTGTTTCATCTATTCTGCCCTTGTTAATGGGTGCTGCAAAGCAGGAGACATGGAGAAGGCCCTTTCCTTATCTCATGAGATGGTGCAGAAGGGCTTTGCTTCCACGTCTTCTTTCAATGCTTTGATTGATAGCTTCTGCAAGTCTGGGAAATTGGTGGAAGCTAACCAGTTGTTTGAATACATGATCGATAAGGATGTGACCCCAGATCATGTGACCTACACAATTCTGATTGATTCTTACTGCAAGGCAGGATTAGTGAAGGAAGCTGAGCAGCACTTTCTGGAGATGCAGAAAAAGAATATCATGCCAAATATTGTGACTTACACTTCACTTTTCTGTGGTTACAACAACATGGGGAAAAGAAATAAGATGTTTGCTCTTTTTGAGGAGATGGTAGCAAGGGGAATTGAGCCCAATGAAATGACATATGGCTTGATAGGTGATGCTTACTGCAAGGAAGGTGATTTGATGAAAACCTTAAAGTTGGTAGATGATGTATTAGTCAAGGGTATGATCTTGGACAGTGAAATATATGATGCACTAATAGATTCCCTAtgcaaaaaggaaaatttttctGAAGTGTTGAAGTTACTTGATGGAGCTGGAGAGCAAGGACTTACACTAAATCTTCCTACATGTAGAGCTCTAATCCGTGGTTTTTCCAAGGTGGGAAATATGGACAATGCAGCAAAGGCTCTGGAAAGTATGATTAGATTTGGATGGGTTCCAGCATCCAATATAAGTGGCTTAATCAATGAAGGCCAAAGTGTTGCAAACTCTGAGAAATCTGTTAATATCTCAAAGCAAGAAATATCTGGAGTTGCTTGTCAGGCAGAACCTTAATTACTCAGCAGAGAACTGGAACTTCTGCTCCCAGTGCTTCCTGTCTATGGCTTCATGGTTGCAAATTCAGGTTCTGGCCTTAGCAGGGTGCTAAAGTGAATTAACCCTAAATTGGTATAGTAGTTTGAGGTGACAGCTCTCGGTAGCAACAATGTgcaacttcttttttcttaaccAGTTATTGTGGATTCTTCCAACCAAATTTTTGGAATCAACACTTGGAAAGGTAACACTATTTTGCATCCTCTTTTGTTAGATGAAATCCTTCCTGTGATAACAATTTCTTTTATAGAATAGGGCAAGGTTGATGTACCATTCTATATGTTTGCGAAAGCAACTAGGTGGTCAATGTTGTTCACTAGAACCAAACATCCCTatgtttttttcccccctcaCTTTGCTTGTTTACTATGTTACTATGTATGTCATCTATATTTGAAATTTCTGGTCCACTTCTCCTGACAACTTGTATATATTGCTAATTTGTTAAAATGGCTGTTGTAGTTGGGACAGactaaaagatgaaaaatgaaaaaatggtGCAGTAGGCTGGTGCCAGCCAAAATCAAGGGCTGAATAATATGTGGCTGAAGAAGTTGCAAGAGTACCAGCAAAAATCAAGGGCTGATTTTCGTTCCTTTTAGTAAGAAAACCTTATTGGACATGCCTGCTGGCCAGTTTAACCATGAGAGacaactgaaaatttttttataggtaaatgAAAGACAACTGAAATTACCATTGATTATTCTTTGTTATGTAGTTTTTTCTGTAACTACGGCTGCTATGGAGTGGCATACTGTTCTCTTTCATTAAATGTACTGAATTCAGCTGGTTTTTATGCTGGTCATTTTAACAGTGAGAGAACTGAAATTACTATCGATTATTCTTCGTTATGTAGTTTTTTCTTGTAACTATTGCTGCTGTGAAGTGGCATACTTTCattctctttcattttatgTACTGGATTGAGCTggtttttccttccttttagcGAAAAAACCTTATTGAACATGCATGCTGATCATTTTAACCATGAGAGAGAACTGAAATTgctattgatttttctttaatatgaAGTTTCTTCTTGTAACTATTGCTGCTATGAAGTGGTATACTGttgttctctttcattttatGTAGTGAATCTGACAGTCTGCAGGAGTGGTGGTATCTAATTTAACCAGTGCATGCAACAGCCCTTTAGGGCAGGAGTTGATTTTCTCTACATTCAAGGCTAGtggtatattttttttgttccagcTCAGCACTCTCATGGTGTCCATTTCTTTTAATCCTTGCCTTCTTCTTTGGCTGAATAAACTATGTCTTTCTGTGTTGAATGAATTGGAATCACTAAAAATATTAGGCACAATACAATGCTCCTAGTTCATACTTTGTTAGTGAAATGATCCAAACTATTGGAgaaactctttttttatattttggttaatagttttttttttttcttgtgttaaTGTGTGTGTACATTCTAAGTTTGAAGAATATTCCTCTTGATTCTTGTGTCTTTGCACAGTGGTATACAGTAAGAACTTTTAGTCATCTTTACACCATATTAATCTACAACTACTGTCACCAATCAACATCATTGGTCATGATTCATGATGAAGTTTTAGTGGCtcccaaacaaaagaaaagttttaTCTTATGATGTTATGACTCAAAGTACCACCTTGCACATTTTCAAGCTACCATGATTGAGATGAATCTCTCTATCCTTGCAAATATATAAAACCTGaactatatacaaaataatataatttactGCTATAATATCCAAACTTCCTGACTAGTACAGCCTATATTGGGAGAAATTATTGAGCCCAGCAAACTCCACTGGGCAGATACAGTAATTTCTTCTATATAGCCCTCAACCAGAAAACTGAACTAAATATACACTTGTGAAGGGGAAAGACACATTAAGTTGAGCAGATTTTACTTATGAAGCCAAAAGCTCAGGGACCCCATGATGAAGGTTTTCTTGAATATCTTGAGGATATAATTGGCACCAACAAATATGTCGAAAAATTTGATGAAGCATCTAAGCAGTGAGTACAGTTTGCGTCTTATCTTAGTGAAAGTTTACCCTCTTATTCCTGCTTGCTACATCAATATCCTATTTTTAATGATGCACTTTGTCTATTACTTGTGTTAGTGCTAATGCTGATTGGAGGCATAATTCTTGTTAGTTAGctgaaaaattgaaagttaaggATGGAAGGTATAACTTGCAAATGGGCTATTTATGGGGAGCCGGCCTCTAAAATAGCTCAGTGTCCTTCATTAAGATGAGAACATGTATCCTTCCAGCTGATGCTGTCATTACCAATCtggggtttttttatttatttttattatatgaatttaCTTTCCTGTTACTTGCCAAAAAACTTGCTTTCCTATTGCTACATCTTTGATGCTCCCTGCTACCATCAAATATGTTGTCACTTTGTGCTTCactttattgaaataaatattttttgttcattCCCCAAAATAGCATTTTGTCAAATGTTTGACACCTGTTAATGTTCTTTTCCTTGTGTCTAAGGCTAGAATATCTTAAAGAGAGCAGGTTTGATATCTCCAGTTTGTAGATCCtctagtttaaaattatgataGTGTAGATTGTTCCCATTGAATCTACTAGCTGGTTTGAAATAGTAAGGAGAGACAATGTAGATAACAAAGCAAATCTTTACATATTGTAGGATCTATGGGGTTGCtcatttgggtttgggttgcaAAAGTATTTGGTCAACATTTTGGTCATGTGCAACCAAAACTTGCAGCAGTCAAAAGGGGTTTTGAAATGTTAATAtcacaactctttttttttttttttttaaatttattattattattattattattattattttaatgataggTAAAATCTGAATTAAGCATTTAATATCACAACTTACTTAACAGGATGGAGGAGtcaataaatttagaaaacgATAATTCAGATTTGGTGGCCACCTTGATATTTAATGCCATACagtagtgtgtgtgtgtgtataaatcTCTTTCCTTCATATATGGTAGACTCCCATTAATTGAAGAGGACTCATAAAACTATgactactttattttttattttataattttaaattccCCTTGCAAGAGAAGCAAGTTTAATTTTTACCCAAGTTGAAGGAGAAGATAAGCACTCCAGAGGGAGTTCCACATCTTTTGATTTAATTAAAGTTCAGGATGAAAGAATGAAACTTGCTTTCTTTGCAGCACTGGGAAACACTGTTGTAGTTAAGGATCTTGATTGGGCAGTTTCCAGTTTCTTTCTAAATCATTGGATTATTCTTCTGattcaaaattgtaaaaaaaaaaatgcagtgtTAAGTTTCCTCACTTGTTTCTAAAAGCAAGCTGGTGTTTTGATAATTTGGCATTGTGGCTAATAAGTTGGTTTTAGCTGCTTGTGCTTGGTTTATCTGGATTAGTTGCATTGGAGTAACTAAAGTTGTCAGcttataactttttaatttcttattgcCTCGTGCGCACTTTCCTAAAGAAAATTTTGCGCAATCTACCTTACCTTGTGACAGAACCTTTTCAACTGGAATCAAAGACAAATGAGAAGGAAATTTTAGATGTTTTACTGCTGATAGAATCTTAAGTGGAATATGTCACAATGTAAGCAAACATATTCTAAGAGATAAGAAATCATTTTTTAAGGCCTTGGGCATCTTAGCCCTGCCATACATTTTATCAGAAACGTAAATCTGTTTATACCAAAAGGAATTATCATTAATGCCTAATTTGCATTGGTCTCATGATGAGGTTAAATCCTCAAGTTCAGTCTGTTGGTGGTTTCCATCTTATTGAGAGTAAAATAACCAATATTGCCATATTGGTGCAAGTAGATCTTGGGTCTGGCAAATTTTTAAATAgcttctatttttcattttcaggcAACACGTATTGCATACAGTGGAAACAAAGAATTTCGACGTGTGGTAACACTTGATGGTGCTCTTTTTGAAACATCTGGTACAATGAGTGGTGGAGGAAGTAAGCCTCATGGTGGCAAAATGGGAACATCTATTCCAGTTGCCAGTGTGTCGGGAGGAGCTGTAGCAAATGCTGAGAAGGAACtgtctctaatggttgaaaaATTGAATAGCATCCGCCAAAGAATTGCTGAGGAAGTGCAGTGTTACCAGGCATCAGAAAAAGCAATTGCAATCCTGGAGATGGAACTAGCTAAAAGTCAGAAAGAGGTAATGCTCAGTCAGGGGTTTTCTTAGGTATCTTTTACTTGCTAAATTTGAAGGGAATATGTCTCACCTACTCGAAACTTCAAAGGATGGTTGATTACTTGCGTTTTTATTCATACAGacatacaaacatatatatgaAGCTGCTGCAGCCATGGACTTGTTAGACATTTCAGTGAAATTTCTTATAATAGAATCAAAGGCCTATGATTCTATTATATCATAGGCCTTATTTTTGATCTTGTTCAAGGTTTTGACAACAATTCTCTCGTCTAGGATTTTTAAAGGGTAATGAGATTATTCGGAATTCATAGCTTATAGTTATATTCAGATTGCTTGATATTCTCTCGTCTTCACTGGTTCTGTTATGTCTCTATCTCACTCTCATTATTATTCTAATTTCCCTCTTTAAATCTATTCtcctttcattttatttgctAACCTATTGTTTTCAGTCCTGTCATTTTACACATCAAAATACTGTAAGTTGCAGGGTCCTTCGGTgtctttaataaaatattattttacattGAGACTCTGAATGAGATTTTGAGCCACACGCATCAAAGTTCCTAATGCCTAGCCTCAGGCTTTAATTTAGAACCAACTACTGTGAACATGAATAAATATTTTCGCAACATTGAATGAGATAATGCTCAATACAAGCCTGGACAGCTTACCTTTGATATTTGTACACCAAGTTTATGATGAACACCAGAGCATTAAATGCACATAAGAATACTGAggttcaagaaattttttttattatcaacaACCGATTCAATTTTAAACATGGGAAAGTCTTTTAGTAGAATGATGGATAAGTAACATGATCCACTATTAGGattgtataatttttctaaGTTCAGGTGCACCACAATTGGCACTTACAAATCCTTTTGAGCAAATCAATTGGGTTCTCTTTTCTCATACTGCCCTTGTATTGTTGCAAACCTCTAGATTCACGTAAATGATTATTATAGGGGATTTTCTTAGATGTATTTTGATCACAATCAAAATCACTCTGGCTGGTAAAGCAGATGGACCACCGTACATATAATTGGTATATCCATtacaatgactttttttttggataccaTTCAAAAGGGAGATATACACAAAAGTTATACAAGTGCTGGCTGGGTTGTACCAGCAATAGTTCAAAGGCACCTGAGTTGCTATCTTTGCTACAGACCAGACATGTTTGACTATAAAGTGGGGGCACAAAAAGCATGTTACAAAAGAGCCTAGATTGAGCAAGGGTATTAAGATCAGCTAATCTAGTATTGTCTAACCAATCAGTTGATCTTTTCTCTTTAAAAGCTTGGACAACCTTCCTATCatcacccaaaaacaaaatatactgAAATCCGTGGTGCTTTGCTCTGATGGCAGTATCCACCATTGCTTCAAACATAGCCCCACCTTTTGATTTGGTTGCACTACAAGCAACTCCGAAAAACACACTAACTCCCTGCATATTTACTACTTCACAGGCAAAAGAGCATCTTTTAGTCCTATTACATCTTGCTCTTGTTATTTTCAAAATGATCTGCCATGGACTTGCTACGGGTTGTTGCACTGGTTTTAGTCTTCCTGAGTTCCTGTTGTAGAGAGATTGGTCATTGAAAGCCTCTTTGTACCTGCAAGATAAAGCTTGTGCTGTTAGTATCACATCCATAGGATTAGGATCTGTTCCTTCATGAACCACCCTGTTTCTATAAGTCCAGATTGACCACAGATATGTAAAAACAGCTTGCAAATATTCCGTTGAGTGTGCTTCCTTCTTTTTATGTCTGAGCAGAAGGGAGGTTAGCCATTGTTGAACTGTTATGCTAGTGAAGTCAGAGGAATGAACAGCCAAACTTGAACCATGCCAGCAAGCTCTTGTGAGAggacataaaagaaaaaggtgtgTGGTGGACTCACTCTCTTCGTTGCAGAAAGGACATAAATTTAGGGATGAAATCCCTCTATTAAATAAGCTCAGCATGGTTGGCAATCTGTCAAGCATAAGCTTCCACACAAAAGTACTAATTTTCAGCGGGACTTTCACACTCCAAATTAGATTCCACACCCCTTTTTGCTGCAAGGTTGGTCCTTGTGTGACAGGGCAGTCCTTAACCAAAATCTGATAAGCAGATTTGACCTCATAATGCCCTTCATTTGAGTATTTCCAACAAAGCTTGTCTTGGACAGCATCAATTCTGGATAAGGGAATTTGCAAAATTTTCGAAGCTTGAGCAAGGGTATATAAGGATCTTACTAAATCACACTTCCAAGAATGTGAACTATGATCAATTAAATCACCAATAGTTCATGTAGCTAAGCCTGGATGGTTTAACTGTGTGTTTTGTTGGGCAAACCAGTTTTGATGGTTGAGGGGAATATCAAATCCTCTTCCAACCCTCCATTTCCCTTCCCTCAACTTTGGGTTGTTAGAtttgatgatgttcttccaaatTCAGGAGTGGTGAGGCTTAGGACTGCACTCTTGCACTGACCCTCTAGGAAAATACTTAGCTTTGAAAGCTCTAGCTATAAGAGAATTAGAGTTTTGAGTGATTCTCCAATATTGTTTGGCTAACATAGCTTGATTCATTAGACTAAACTTCTTAAGTCCTAAGCCACCATTTCTCTTTGGCTGACAAAGTTGATCTCATTTGATAAGATGAAATTTATGTTCTCCAGGCTCATGCCCCCACTAAAAAGCCCTAACAATGGAATCCATTTTGTTGCATATACTTTCAAGCACCCTAAAACAAGAGAAAGTATAAAGAGGGCGGGATTGTAAAACTGATGAAATGAGGGTTGTTTTGCCTGCTTGAGATAGAAGTTTTGCTTTCCATCCTTGCAATTTAGAGTTGAGTTTATGAATAAGAAACTGGAAATCAGCAACTCTATTCCCTCTTAGCTTGAAATCTAATCCAAGATATTTGCTAGGATTTTGGATAAGATTCACTTGTAGCACTCTAGCTAAGGAATTCTGATCAGACTCATGCATATTGGGAGAACAATGTAGGTCAGATTTAGACAAGTTAATTTTCTGACCCAACAGCTTACAATACCAATCAAggattttcattatattttctaaGGAGTGCTTGTCCTTCCTAAAGAATAAAAAGGAATCATCAACAAACAACAAGTGAGTAAAAGACACCCCATTCCTCCCTAATTTTACCCCTTTTATCCTATTTAAACTTTCTGCTTGgagaaagaaaatggaaaggaTGTTTGCACacataagaaaaagataagggGACAAAGGGTCCCCCTGCCTCAATCCTTGTGCAGGTATGAAAGGGGTTGTTAGGTTCCCATTTACAAGTAAAGTATATGACACAGAGGACACACATTTCATAATCCAATTAATCCATTTTGAGTCAAACTTCATCACAGATAGCACTGCTTTTAGAAAATTCCAATTTACCCTATCATAGGCTTTACTCATGTCTATCTTTAAAGCACCAAAACtgaattttcttcctttttttttttcctaaggacATTCAAAATTTCATGAGCTAAGAGAATATTATCCGAAATATTTCTTCCTTGAATGAAAGCATTTTGATAGGGTGTTATTAGGCCATCCATGATAGGCTTTAGTCTATTGACTAGAAGTTTTGATATGGCTTTATAAATCACATTGCAAAGACTAATAGGCCTGAAATGTGTAACCTCATCAGGGTATGCAACTTTGGGAATCTATTGACTAGAAGTTTAGATATGGCTTTATAAATCACATTGCAAAGACTAATAGGCCTGAAATGTGTAACCTCATCAGGGTATGCAACTTTGGGAATAAGAGTGATAAAAGTATGGTTAAGGGGTTTAAAAAGAGAACCTGAATGGAAGAAGGATTGGACAGTGTTAATGACATCAATCTTGACCTCCAGAATTCCTGAAAGAAAAAAGCAGGAATGCCATCAGGTCCAGGGGCCTTATGAGGCCCTAATTAGAAAACTGTCTCCTCAATTTCTATATTAGAAATTGGCCTATTGAGCATGCTGCATTGTTGCTCAGATAAGGCAAGAATAGGTAGATTTTCAAACTCATGGATGATATCATCTACACTAGTAT
This genomic window contains:
- the LOC115968152 gene encoding pentatricopeptide repeat-containing protein At5g61990, mitochondrial-like isoform X1, which encodes MGLTFALRNRHVLAKAKRKHHVFDPKSLNFCTFSHSQSQTSTKQNEDTVNEISAMLKQMNWQCLIESSDIPKKLNPEVVRSVLLQNKVSNPKRLLHFFDWSTSQMGGGPQNLYSFSILAVSLCNLRLYAHASGVLERMVMTQKPVLEILDSILRCRVDCGGSNCDVMVIEILVDVYRKMGFLNEAVTVFLEAKNGGFLPRLLCCNSLLKDLVKCNGMELFWKVYDGMLEAKISPDVYTYSNVINALFKVRNVEGAKRVLFEMEEKGCRPNVVTYNVVIGGLCRSGAVDEAFELKKSMAGKGLFPDKYTYSTLVDGLCRQKRLEEAKLVLEEMFNVGLRPDLFTYTALVNGFMKEGKVEEALRIKDEMVAHGIKLNLVTYNVLVSGFCKVGDVDKARTILKEMIAIGITPDTQTFTPLIDRYYQEKKLVQVYDLLLEMKKRKLEPTISTYGVIINGLCRCGDLQRANSVLEQMIAGGLKPNAVLYSTLIKGHVQESRFDEAIWILKGMRENGVLPDAFCYNSLIIGLCKAKRMEDAKTFIVKMIERGLKPNEYTYGAFINGYCKAGEMQLADRYFREMLDCGIVPNDVIYTALIDGHCKEGNITEAFSAFRCMLERGVIPDVQSYSVLIHGLCKNGKTQEAMEVFSELLDKSLVPDVFTYSSLISSFCKQGDLDRAFKVHEEMCQKGITPNIVTYNTLINGLCKLGAIERARELFDGISGKGLAPNGVTYATIIDGYCKSGNLMEAFRLLDDMPSKGVPPDCFIYSALVNGCCKAGDMEKALSLSHEMVQKGFASTSSFNALIDSFCKSGKLVEANQLFEYMIDKDVTPDHVTYTILIDSYCKAGLVKEAEQHFLEMQKKNIMPNIVTYTSLFCGYNNMGKRNKMFALFEEMVARGIEPNEMTYGLIGDAYCKEGDLMKTLKLVDDVLVKGMILDSEIYDALIDSLCKKENFSEVLKLLDGAGEQGLTLNLPTCRALIRGFSKVGNMDNAAKALESMIRFGWVPASNISGLINEGQSVANSEKSVNISKQEISGVACQAEP
- the LOC115968152 gene encoding pentatricopeptide repeat-containing protein At5g61990, mitochondrial-like isoform X2 produces the protein MVMTQKPVLEILDSILRCRVDCGGSNCDVMVIEILVDVYRKMGFLNEAVTVFLEAKNGGFLPRLLCCNSLLKDLVKCNGMELFWKVYDGMLEAKISPDVYTYSNVINALFKVRNVEGAKRVLFEMEEKGCRPNVVTYNVVIGGLCRSGAVDEAFELKKSMAGKGLFPDKYTYSTLVDGLCRQKRLEEAKLVLEEMFNVGLRPDLFTYTALVNGFMKEGKVEEALRIKDEMVAHGIKLNLVTYNVLVSGFCKVGDVDKARTILKEMIAIGITPDTQTFTPLIDRYYQEKKLVQVYDLLLEMKKRKLEPTISTYGVIINGLCRCGDLQRANSVLEQMIAGGLKPNAVLYSTLIKGHVQESRFDEAIWILKGMRENGVLPDAFCYNSLIIGLCKAKRMEDAKTFIVKMIERGLKPNEYTYGAFINGYCKAGEMQLADRYFREMLDCGIVPNDVIYTALIDGHCKEGNITEAFSAFRCMLERGVIPDVQSYSVLIHGLCKNGKTQEAMEVFSELLDKSLVPDVFTYSSLISSFCKQGDLDRAFKVHEEMCQKGITPNIVTYNTLINGLCKLGAIERARELFDGISGKGLAPNGVTYATIIDGYCKSGNLMEAFRLLDDMPSKGVPPDCFIYSALVNGCCKAGDMEKALSLSHEMVQKGFASTSSFNALIDSFCKSGKLVEANQLFEYMIDKDVTPDHVTYTILIDSYCKAGLVKEAEQHFLEMQKKNIMPNIVTYTSLFCGYNNMGKRNKMFALFEEMVARGIEPNEMTYGLIGDAYCKEGDLMKTLKLVDDVLVKGMILDSEIYDALIDSLCKKENFSEVLKLLDGAGEQGLTLNLPTCRALIRGFSKVGNMDNAAKALESMIRFGWVPASNISGLINEGQSVANSEKSVNISKQEISGVACQAEP